In a genomic window of Curtobacterium sp. MCBD17_035:
- a CDS encoding ABC-F family ATP-binding cassette domain-containing protein, producing MLAVHDLEIRVGARLLMEGVTFRVDKGDKIGLVGRNGAGKTTMTKALAGETMPTGGEITRSGEIGYLPQDPRSGNPEDTARKRILDARGLGEIVEGLRAASLDMGSSDPAVAEKAMAKYARLDDRFTALGGYAAEAEAASIASNLALPDRILDQQLKTLSGGQRRRIELARILFSEADTMILDEPTNHLDADSVVWLREYLKTYAGGVIVISHDVELVDEVVNRVFYLDANRQVIDIYNMGWKHYQRQRVADEERRRKERANAEKKAGELQKQAARFGAKATKAAAAHQMVARAEKLLAGLEDVREQDRVAKLRFPTPVACGRTPLMAEGLSKSYGSLEIFAGVDLAIDRGSRVVILGLNGAGKTTLLRILAGADRPDTGEVQPGHGLRIGYYAQEHENIDVNRTVIENMVSASPALTETEARRVLGSFLFTGDDGYKPAGVLSGGEKTRLSLAMIVVSGANVLLLDEPTNNLDPASREEILGALAGYEGAVVLVSHDAGAVEALSPERVLLLPDGVEDHWNKDYAELIELA from the coding sequence GTGCTTGCCGTGCACGATCTCGAGATCCGCGTCGGAGCGCGCCTCCTGATGGAGGGCGTGACCTTCCGCGTCGACAAGGGCGACAAGATCGGGTTGGTCGGGCGGAACGGTGCCGGCAAGACCACGATGACGAAGGCGCTGGCGGGCGAGACCATGCCGACCGGCGGCGAGATCACCCGCTCGGGCGAGATCGGGTACCTGCCGCAGGACCCGCGGTCCGGCAACCCCGAGGACACGGCGCGCAAGCGGATCCTCGACGCCCGTGGACTCGGCGAGATCGTCGAGGGACTGCGCGCCGCCTCGCTCGACATGGGGAGCAGCGACCCGGCCGTCGCCGAGAAGGCGATGGCCAAGTACGCGCGACTCGACGACCGCTTCACCGCGCTCGGTGGGTACGCGGCCGAAGCGGAGGCGGCGTCGATCGCGTCGAACCTGGCGCTGCCGGACCGGATCCTCGACCAGCAGCTGAAGACGCTGTCCGGCGGGCAGCGGCGGCGCATCGAACTGGCGCGGATCCTGTTCTCCGAGGCCGACACGATGATCCTCGACGAGCCGACGAACCACCTCGACGCGGACTCGGTCGTCTGGCTGCGGGAGTACCTCAAGACGTACGCGGGCGGTGTGATCGTCATCTCGCACGACGTCGAACTGGTGGACGAGGTCGTGAACCGCGTCTTCTACCTCGACGCGAACCGCCAGGTCATCGACATCTACAACATGGGCTGGAAGCACTACCAGCGCCAGCGCGTCGCGGACGAGGAACGGCGCCGCAAGGAACGCGCCAACGCCGAGAAGAAAGCGGGGGAGCTGCAGAAGCAGGCCGCCCGGTTCGGCGCCAAGGCGACGAAGGCGGCGGCCGCCCATCAGATGGTGGCGCGCGCCGAGAAGCTCCTGGCCGGGCTCGAGGACGTCCGCGAGCAGGACCGCGTGGCGAAGCTGCGGTTCCCGACGCCGGTCGCCTGCGGGCGCACGCCGCTGATGGCCGAAGGCCTCTCGAAGTCGTACGGGTCGCTCGAGATCTTCGCCGGGGTCGACCTCGCGATCGACCGGGGATCGCGGGTCGTCATCCTCGGCCTCAACGGTGCCGGCAAGACCACCCTGCTCCGCATCCTCGCGGGCGCCGACCGCCCGGACACGGGCGAGGTCCAGCCAGGCCACGGCCTCCGCATCGGCTACTACGCGCAGGAGCACGAGAACATCGACGTCAACCGGACCGTGATCGAGAACATGGTCTCGGCGTCCCCGGCGCTCACCGAGACCGAGGCCCGACGCGTGCTCGGTTCGTTCCTGTTCACCGGGGACGACGGCTACAAGCCGGCGGGCGTGCTCTCGGGCGGCGAGAAGACCCGTCTGTCGCTGGCGATGATCGTCGTGTCCGGGGCGAACGTGCTCCTGCTCGACGAGCCGACGAACAACCTGGACCCGGCATCGCGCGAGGAGATCCTCGGCGCACTGGCGGGGTACGAGGGCGCCGTCGTGCTCGTGAGCCACGACGCGGGTGCGGTCGAGGCCCTCAGTCCGGAGCGGGTGCTGTTGCTGCCCGACGGGGTCGAGGACCACTGGAACAAGGACTACGCGGAGCTCATCGAACTCGCCTGA
- a CDS encoding biotin transporter BioY: protein MTNAVPGRVHAGASRPVLADRIRSRGLATDAALVAGGALFTAAMAQVEVPMWPVPITGQTLAVVLVGATLGARRGAISMLLYMVAGLAGAPFFADMTGGLHALAVPSFGYVIGFVPSAAAIGWLARRNWDRRFVRGVIAFTLASAIPFVTGLPYLAVVLGQLGAPHDLATVFRLGLAPFVVGGIAKAVIAAGVLPLAWRAIGRRSR, encoded by the coding sequence ATGACGAACGCCGTTCCCGGCCGCGTCCACGCGGGCGCCAGCCGACCCGTGCTCGCGGACCGTATCCGCTCCCGCGGCCTCGCGACCGACGCGGCACTCGTCGCGGGCGGCGCGCTGTTCACCGCGGCCATGGCGCAGGTCGAGGTCCCGATGTGGCCGGTGCCCATCACCGGGCAGACGCTCGCCGTGGTGCTCGTCGGTGCGACCCTCGGCGCCCGCCGCGGTGCGATCTCGATGCTGCTCTACATGGTGGCCGGGCTCGCCGGAGCGCCGTTCTTCGCCGACATGACCGGTGGCCTGCACGCGCTCGCGGTGCCGAGCTTCGGGTACGTCATCGGCTTCGTCCCCAGCGCTGCCGCGATCGGGTGGCTTGCGCGCCGGAACTGGGACCGTCGCTTCGTCCGCGGCGTGATCGCCTTCACGCTCGCGAGCGCCATCCCCTTCGTGACCGGTCTGCCGTACCTGGCGGTGGTCCTCGGCCAGCTGGGTGCGCCGCACGACCTCGCTACCGTGTTCCGCCTCGGACTCGCCCCGTTCGTCGTCGGTGGCATCGCCAAGGCGGTCATCGCCGCCGGCGTCCTCCCCCTGGCGTGGCGCGCCATCGGCCGCCGCTCCCGCTGA
- a CDS encoding metal-sulfur cluster assembly factor, with amino-acid sequence MITTLSPQKFDEVAEALKEVSDPELGVNVVDLGLVYDLAWDDDANALIISMTLTSAGCPLTDVIENDTANALDGIVDAFRINWVWMPPWGPERITDDGREMMRALGFAI; translated from the coding sequence ATGATCACCACACTGTCACCGCAGAAGTTCGACGAGGTCGCCGAGGCGCTCAAGGAGGTCTCGGACCCGGAGCTCGGCGTCAACGTCGTCGACCTCGGTCTGGTCTACGACCTCGCGTGGGACGACGACGCGAACGCCCTCATCATCAGCATGACGCTCACGAGCGCCGGGTGCCCGCTCACCGACGTCATCGAGAACGACACCGCGAACGCGCTCGACGGCATCGTCGACGCCTTCCGCATCAACTGGGTCTGGATGCCGCCGTGGGGGCCGGAGCGCATCACCGACGACGGTCGCGAGATGATGCGGGCGCTCGGCTTCGCCATCTGA
- the sufC gene encoding Fe-S cluster assembly ATPase SufC, which yields MSTLEIRGLQVSIDTDQGKKEILKGVDLTINEGEIHAIMGPNGSGKSTLAYTIAGHPRYNVDGGSILLDGQEVLEMSVDERARAGLFLAMQYPVEIPGVTVSNFLRTAKTAIDGEAPALRGWVSDLRRSMADLKMDSAFAERNVNEGFSGGEKKRHEIMQLELLKPKFAVLDETDSGLDVDALKIVSEGVNRAKAATDMGVLLITHYTRILRYIKPDFVHVFVAGRVAEQGGPELAERLENEGYDRYVAAAARA from the coding sequence ATGTCCACTCTCGAAATCCGCGGTCTCCAGGTCTCGATCGACACCGATCAGGGCAAGAAGGAGATCCTCAAGGGCGTCGACCTCACCATCAACGAGGGCGAGATCCACGCGATCATGGGTCCGAACGGATCCGGCAAGTCGACGCTCGCCTACACGATCGCCGGCCACCCCCGCTACAACGTCGACGGAGGCTCGATCCTCCTCGACGGGCAGGAGGTCCTCGAGATGAGCGTGGACGAGCGTGCTCGCGCCGGTCTGTTCCTCGCCATGCAGTACCCCGTCGAGATCCCCGGTGTCACGGTGTCGAACTTCCTGCGCACCGCGAAGACGGCGATCGACGGTGAGGCTCCGGCGCTCCGCGGCTGGGTGTCCGACCTCCGTCGCTCCATGGCGGACCTCAAGATGGACAGCGCCTTCGCCGAGCGCAACGTGAACGAGGGCTTCTCGGGCGGCGAGAAGAAGCGCCACGAGATCATGCAGCTCGAGCTCCTCAAGCCGAAGTTCGCCGTGCTCGACGAGACCGACTCCGGCCTCGACGTCGACGCGCTGAAGATCGTCTCGGAGGGCGTCAACCGCGCGAAGGCCGCGACCGACATGGGCGTCCTGCTCATCACGCACTACACGCGCATCCTCCGGTACATCAAGCCCGACTTCGTGCACGTGTTCGTCGCGGGCAGGGTGGCGGAACAGGGCGGGCCAGAGCTCGCTGAGCGCCTCGAGAACGAGGGCTACGACCGCTACGTCGCCGCCGCCGCGAGGGCCTGA
- a CDS encoding non-heme iron oxygenase ferredoxin subunit, whose product MATKVCSESEIAVDSPMRVVVDGAPVAVVKDSAGTVHAIGDTCTHGDISLSEGFVEDGALECWAHGSKFELTSGKPLNFPAYEPVPVYRVSIIDGDVYVDTSDVRADN is encoded by the coding sequence ATGGCCACGAAGGTCTGCTCCGAGTCGGAGATCGCGGTCGACAGCCCGATGCGGGTCGTCGTCGACGGCGCTCCCGTCGCCGTCGTCAAGGACTCGGCGGGCACCGTGCACGCCATCGGTGACACCTGCACGCACGGCGACATCTCGCTGTCCGAGGGCTTCGTCGAGGACGGCGCGCTCGAGTGCTGGGCCCATGGCTCGAAGTTCGAGCTCACCAGCGGCAAGCCCCTCAACTTCCCGGCGTACGAACCGGTGCCCGTCTACCGGGTCTCGATCATCGACGGCGACGTGTACGTCGACACGTCCGACGTCCGCGCCGACAACTGA